Proteins encoded in a region of the Armatimonadota bacterium genome:
- a CDS encoding membrane protein: MNEEGGARATLTTQKDESDSPSPQPYRWIWLVLLAAGALYAQGTSPAEQTTEQTHYLRDLLWVVMLILATAFFAMVDSALRAMHGARVRDMVEEGVPNARLVEKLLSQPERSIATAQVGIVLSSFLAAAVAATGLSQGIAVLLRHIGEADWWQRQSEPIAVFIVTVLTGLLALVVGTLVPRTIAEKHAEKVALRLARPLWICAWLLSPLVAAVIALSNVLVSPFKVKVDFSPRVLTPEEIISLVDAGEEQGVIEEEEREMIQSVLEFPDTIVRKVMTPRIDMHCVPVEASLQEVLDIIRNTGHSRIPVYEGTVDNIIGVVYAKDLLRLYPHLEPFDMRKVMRPPYFIPETKKVDELMREFRAKKTQIAIVRDEYGGTSGLVTLEDILEELVGEIHDEYDVEETPFEQVDEHTYRTDGRTPVDDVNDKTGLHLPTDEYDTIGGFVFGLFGRPAQAGEQISYGRANFVVEEADGRRIRKLRIEVAPAEVEEEEAEEPQESVP; the protein is encoded by the coding sequence ATGAACGAGGAAGGAGGCGCAAGAGCAACCTTGACAACACAGAAAGACGAGTCCGATAGTCCCAGTCCCCAACCTTACCGCTGGATATGGTTGGTGCTGCTGGCAGCTGGCGCGTTGTACGCGCAAGGGACTTCTCCAGCGGAACAAACCACCGAGCAAACGCATTACCTTCGCGACCTGCTGTGGGTGGTGATGCTGATACTGGCGACCGCCTTCTTCGCGATGGTGGACAGCGCATTGCGCGCGATGCACGGCGCTCGCGTGCGTGACATGGTGGAGGAAGGTGTACCCAACGCGCGGCTGGTGGAGAAGCTGCTCTCTCAACCCGAACGCTCGATAGCCACCGCACAGGTCGGCATCGTGTTGAGCAGTTTTCTGGCGGCGGCGGTAGCGGCGACCGGGCTATCGCAGGGGATAGCCGTTCTTCTGCGACACATCGGGGAAGCCGACTGGTGGCAGAGGCAGTCCGAGCCGATAGCGGTATTCATCGTTACGGTGCTGACGGGCTTGCTTGCGCTGGTGGTAGGCACACTGGTGCCACGCACCATCGCCGAGAAACACGCGGAGAAGGTGGCATTGCGCTTGGCACGCCCGCTGTGGATATGCGCGTGGCTACTGTCGCCTCTGGTCGCCGCGGTGATTGCGCTTAGCAACGTGCTGGTGAGCCCCTTCAAAGTGAAGGTGGACTTCTCACCGCGCGTGCTGACCCCCGAGGAGATTATCAGCCTTGTAGACGCAGGCGAGGAGCAGGGCGTCATCGAGGAGGAAGAGCGCGAGATGATTCAATCCGTGCTCGAGTTCCCCGACACTATCGTGCGCAAGGTGATGACGCCGCGCATCGACATGCATTGCGTACCGGTAGAAGCCTCCCTGCAAGAGGTGCTGGACATTATCCGCAACACGGGTCACTCGCGCATTCCCGTCTACGAGGGCACGGTGGACAACATCATCGGCGTCGTGTACGCCAAAGACCTGCTCAGGCTCTATCCGCATCTGGAGCCGTTTGATATGCGCAAGGTGATGCGCCCGCCGTACTTCATCCCCGAAACGAAGAAGGTAGACGAGCTGATGCGCGAGTTCAGGGCGAAGAAGACGCAAATCGCCATCGTGCGCGACGAGTACGGCGGTACGTCGGGGTTGGTCACACTGGAAGACATTCTGGAAGAGCTGGTGGGCGAGATTCATGACGAGTACGACGTGGAGGAGACGCCATTCGAGCAGGTAGACGAGCATACCTATCGCACCGACGGGCGCACGCCGGTGGATGACGTGAACGATAAGACCGGCTTGCACCTGCCCACCGATGAGTACGACACGATTGGCGGATTCGTGTTCGGGCTGTTTGGTAGACCTGCACAAGCGGGTGAGCAAATTTCCTACGGTCGCGCCAACTTCGTGGTGGAAGAGGCAGACGGCAGGCGTATTCGCAAGCTGCGCATTGAGGTAGCTCCGGCAGAGGTAGAGGAAGAGGAGGCAGAGGAACCGCAGGAGAGCGTTCCATAA